From Vicinamibacterales bacterium:
GGATCACCTGGTCGCGGATCCCGCATTTCTTCAACTCGCCGTACTACGTTTATCAGTACGCGACCTGTTTCGCGTCCGCGGCGCAGATCGCCAGGCAGATTCACGCCGGAGGAAAGCCCGCGGCGGAGGCGCGCGATCGGTTCCTCAACCTGCTTCGCGCCGGCGGCAGCGACTATCCCATGGAGCTGCTGCGCCGGGCCGGCGTCGATCTGGCGCAGCCCGACACGGTGCGCGCGGTGGTGGATCAGCTGGACGACCTGGTGACCAGGCTCGAGCGGGAACTGCAGCAGCGGTGACGGGGTGATCTGATGTTCTTTCTCATCGCGCTCGGCGTCGGCGTCGTGTTCCTGGCGCACACCGCGCCGTTCCCCTTCCTGCTCGAAGCGTTCGCCCCGTCCAAGTCGCTCTGGCGCGTGCGGGACGCGAAGGGACCCGGGACGCCGGCCACGGTGTATCTCACCTTCGACGACGGGCCGAATCCGACGGCGACGCCGGCCCTGCTCGACGTGCTGCGCGAGCACCAGGCGACGGCGACCTTCTTCCTGATCGACGAACACCTGACCGACGCCACCGCGCCGATCGTGCGGCGGATGTTCGAGGACGGCCACGCCGTGGCGCTGCACTCGAACAGCCGGGCGCTGATGATGAAGACGCCGGAGGATCTCGCCGCCCTGTTGACCGGCTACGCCGACCGCATCGAGCAGCTGGCCGGGTCGCGCCCGTGCCGCCTCTTCCGCCCCCACGCCGGCTGGCGCAGCGGCTCGATGTACGAGGGACTGGACCTGAGCGAGCACCGGCTGGTCGGCTGGAGCTGGGGGTTGTGGGACTGGAACTGGTTCCGGGCGCGTGAGGCGAGCGGGCTGGCGGCGCGGCTGGCGAAGCGGGCGTCGCACGGCGACATCATCGTGATGCACGACGGGCATCACGTGGATCCCCGGGCGGACCGCCGCTACGCGGTCGAGGCCACGCGTCAGCTGGTGCCGGCGCTGCGGCAGCGCGGCTACGAGTTCGGCCGGCTGTGCGTGCCGGCGGCGTAGACCGCGGCTGTCATCGCACGGCCGCCGTCGCGAGGAGCGGCTCGAGGTAGGGCCACACCGTGTCGGCAATCAGCCGCGCGCCGGCGGCATTCGGATGGATCGCATCATCGCCGTTCAACTCAGGATTCAGCGCCACCCCGTCGAGCAGGAACGGCACCAGCGGAACGGCGTAGCGCGCGGCGAGGCGCGGGAACACGCGGTGGAACTCCACCGAGTAGTTCCAGCCGTTCAACGGCGGCGTCTCCATTCCGCAGAGCAGCACGCGGATGCCGCGCGCGTGCGCGCGCTCGATGATGGCGGCGAGATTGCGCTCGATCGCCGCGATCTCCAGGCCGCGCAGCCCGTCGTTCGCGCCGAGCTCGAGGATCAGGATCCGCGTCTCGCCGGTGAGCGCGGCGTCGAGTCGGCGGACGCCGCCCGCGGTGGTGTCGCCGCTGACGCTCTCGTTGCGGATCGTCCAGCCCGGATGCGTGCGGTCGAGGCGTCCCTGCAAGACCGCCGGAAAGCTCTGCGAGCGCGATGGCGACACCGCCAGGCTGTCGCCGAGCACGACGATCTGCCGCGCAATCACCGGAGCCGCCGTGGAGCCCGGCG
This genomic window contains:
- a CDS encoding arylesterase, whose product is MIARQIVVLGDSLAVSPSRSQSFPAVLQGRLDRTHPGWTIRNESVSGDTTAGGVRRLDAALTGETRILILELGANDGLRGLEIAAIERNLAAIIERAHARGIRVLLCGMETPPLNGWNYSVEFHRVFPRLAARYAVPLVPFLLDGVALNPELNGDDAIHPNAAGARLIADTVWPYLEPLLATAAVR
- a CDS encoding polysaccharide deacetylase family protein, which codes for MFFLIALGVGVVFLAHTAPFPFLLEAFAPSKSLWRVRDAKGPGTPATVYLTFDDGPNPTATPALLDVLREHQATATFFLIDEHLTDATAPIVRRMFEDGHAVALHSNSRALMMKTPEDLAALLTGYADRIEQLAGSRPCRLFRPHAGWRSGSMYEGLDLSEHRLVGWSWGLWDWNWFRAREASGLAARLAKRASHGDIIVMHDGHHVDPRADRRYAVEATRQLVPALRQRGYEFGRLCVPAA